A single genomic interval of Planctomycetota bacterium harbors:
- a CDS encoding ATP-binding protein translates to MSTLRVLIVEDNEADAHLLEELLRSGRAADVRVVETLTDALEAVRGADAPDVVLVDLYLPDSEGTQTVTALAEAAPDVAVVALSSGPHESTGLESLRCGAQDYLMKGRLDADLLSRAVRNSLDWTRHRTMLRRRAEQEELARRSAGLTWWELELATGAVRHSGDFGAIFGMPALDGLATHAAMMEHVAPEDREATRVALERATRRDGDVSHDFRFVRADGSRVWATAASRGVRRADGTLTHLIGVTRNTDVAKRRELALRELAEGASTGESFFESLTLHLVRAMRTRWALIAERVEGGRLRTVALCERERVLETLEYDLRGTPCERVIHAGDVCVFPSGAREAFPEDAVLAQLGADSYAGAAMISSRGEVLGLVAVLDDRPLPAECSQLLVLVQVFASRAAAELERVRAEEALRRREEMARQADRMEAIGRLASGVAHDFNNLLTAIRAYASLATATLPAEHPARESLSQVENAARQATGVTNSLLSFARGSRSGTARACVGPMVASAARLFRRMAPADLRLEVETTEADAVWIDAQESHIEQVVINLLMNAADASAPGGRVRLEAGRARSGEAMIRVQDWGSGMSPQVRARIFEPFFTTKPEGKGTGLGLPTARRVIEEHGGRLELETAPGKGASFTVYLPSRPAPETASAQEPESQVGLGAGRRAMVVEENAMVRGLLASMLEALGFEVTVSGSMPTGAEGGADLIVSGPGPEAWRGAGREPGAPGVRWVFVTEQERREGDREDAVSGVARVRKPFKLSDLRAAIEATGASGR, encoded by the coding sequence GTGAGCACGCTGCGCGTGCTGATCGTGGAGGACAACGAGGCGGACGCGCACCTGCTGGAGGAACTGCTGCGCTCGGGCCGCGCGGCGGACGTGCGGGTGGTGGAGACGCTGACGGACGCGTTGGAGGCGGTGCGTGGGGCGGACGCGCCGGACGTGGTGCTGGTGGACCTGTACCTGCCGGACTCGGAGGGGACGCAGACGGTGACGGCGCTGGCGGAGGCGGCGCCGGACGTGGCGGTGGTGGCGTTGAGCAGCGGGCCGCACGAATCGACGGGGCTGGAATCGCTGCGGTGCGGCGCGCAGGACTACCTGATGAAAGGGCGTCTGGACGCGGACCTGCTGTCGCGGGCGGTGCGGAACTCGCTGGACTGGACGCGGCACCGGACGATGCTGCGGCGGCGGGCGGAGCAGGAGGAGTTGGCGCGTCGGTCGGCGGGGCTGACGTGGTGGGAGCTGGAGCTGGCGACTGGCGCGGTGCGGCATTCGGGTGACTTCGGGGCGATCTTCGGGATGCCCGCGCTGGACGGGCTCGCGACGCACGCGGCGATGATGGAGCACGTGGCGCCCGAGGATCGGGAAGCGACGCGGGTGGCACTGGAACGCGCGACGCGTCGGGACGGAGACGTGTCGCACGACTTCCGGTTCGTGCGGGCGGACGGGTCGCGGGTGTGGGCGACGGCGGCGTCGCGCGGGGTGCGCCGGGCGGACGGGACGCTGACGCACCTGATCGGCGTGACGCGGAACACGGACGTGGCGAAGCGGCGCGAGCTGGCGCTGCGGGAGCTGGCGGAGGGGGCATCGACGGGCGAGTCGTTCTTCGAGTCGCTGACGCTGCACCTGGTGCGGGCGATGCGGACGCGCTGGGCGCTCATCGCGGAGCGGGTGGAGGGGGGGCGGCTACGAACGGTGGCGCTGTGCGAACGCGAGCGGGTGCTGGAGACGCTGGAGTACGACCTGCGGGGCACGCCGTGCGAGCGGGTGATCCACGCGGGGGACGTGTGCGTGTTCCCGTCGGGCGCGCGGGAGGCGTTCCCGGAGGACGCGGTGCTGGCGCAGCTGGGCGCCGACTCGTACGCGGGGGCGGCGATGATCTCGTCGCGCGGGGAGGTGCTGGGGCTGGTGGCGGTGCTGGACGATCGCCCGCTGCCGGCGGAGTGCTCGCAGTTGCTGGTGCTGGTGCAGGTGTTCGCGTCGCGGGCGGCGGCGGAGCTGGAGCGGGTGCGGGCGGAGGAGGCGTTGCGCCGGCGCGAGGAGATGGCGCGCCAGGCCGACCGGATGGAGGCGATCGGGCGGCTGGCGAGCGGGGTGGCGCACGATTTCAACAACCTGCTGACGGCGATCCGGGCGTACGCGAGCCTGGCGACGGCGACGCTGCCCGCGGAGCACCCGGCGCGCGAGAGCCTGTCGCAGGTGGAGAACGCGGCGCGGCAGGCGACGGGCGTGACGAACTCGCTGCTGTCGTTCGCGCGGGGGAGTCGGTCGGGGACGGCGCGGGCGTGCGTGGGCCCGATGGTGGCGTCGGCGGCGCGGCTGTTCCGCCGGATGGCGCCGGCGGACCTGCGCCTGGAAGTGGAGACGACGGAGGCCGACGCGGTGTGGATCGACGCCCAGGAATCGCACATCGAGCAGGTGGTGATCAACCTGCTCATGAACGCGGCGGACGCGTCGGCCCCGGGCGGGCGCGTGCGGCTGGAGGCGGGGCGGGCGCGGTCCGGCGAGGCGATGATCCGCGTGCAGGACTGGGGCTCGGGCATGAGCCCGCAGGTGCGGGCGCGGATCTTCGAGCCGTTCTTCACCACCAAGCCGGAGGGGAAGGGCACCGGGCTGGGGCTGCCGACGGCGCGGCGGGTGATCGAGGAGCATGGTGGGCGGCTGGAGTTGGAGACGGCGCCGGGCAAGGGCGCGAGTTTCACGGTGTACCTGCCGTCGCGGCCCGCGCCGGAGACGGCGTCGGCGCAGGAGCCGGAATCGCAGGTGGGGCTGGGGGCGGGGCGGCGCGCGATGGTCGTGGAAGAGAACGCGATGGTGCGCGGACTGCTGGCGTCTATGCTGGAAGCGCTGGGGTTCGAGGTAACGGTGTCGGGGTCGATGCCGACGGGAGCGGAGGGCGGGGCGGACCTTATCGTGTCCGGGCCCGGGCCGGAGGCGTGGCGTGGGGCGGGACGCGAGCCGGGGGCGCCGGGCGTGCGGTGGGTCTTTGTGACGGAGCAGGAACGGCGCGAGGGCGACCGGGAAGACGCGGTGTCGGGCGTCGCGCGGGTGCGCAAGCCGTTCAAGCTGTCGGATCTTCGGGCGGCGATCGAGGCGACGGGGGCGAGCGGACGATGA
- a CDS encoding PP2C family protein-serine/threonine phosphatase produces MVEHTDDGSREHAPAAVPARYADLSWRQRLEHVVETMREVSRTTDPMEMTSLYGKRMRGTVTNGRLVSFSRRGLTFPNVRITRYSHWRRQPDPWRETAKLPMIKGGLLADLIYANEPRILAPLVYNPDDPAREYIEHAASAVAIPQYENGEALNMVLLTSHDPQPMDPERFPDLVLQSNLIGRGTRALVLGRELREAYNALDRELRSVQDMQMALLPREIPAVPGLELAALYQTSTHAGGDYYDFFKLGEGRTAILVADVSGHGTPAAVLMAIVHAVAHLVPGLPCPPDRVLQFVNNSLCERYTLGGGNFVTMVFGIFDAATREFTFASAGHPDPVRRHPDGRISTLPHPDAGLPLGIISDCAYSTHATRLDPGDSLVLYTDGITEAFGPGNELFGDERFRAAVSRAGSKPDDIVSAVLQDLGEFAGLASRNDDRTLVAARVL; encoded by the coding sequence ATGGTCGAGCACACCGATGATGGATCCCGCGAGCACGCCCCCGCCGCCGTGCCCGCACGCTACGCCGATCTCTCGTGGCGCCAGCGGCTCGAGCACGTCGTCGAGACCATGCGCGAGGTCAGCCGCACCACCGACCCGATGGAGATGACCAGCCTCTACGGCAAGCGCATGCGAGGCACCGTCACCAACGGACGCCTCGTGAGCTTCTCCCGGCGCGGGCTCACCTTCCCCAACGTCCGCATCACCCGCTACAGCCACTGGAGGCGCCAGCCCGACCCCTGGCGCGAGACCGCCAAACTCCCGATGATCAAGGGCGGGCTCCTCGCCGACCTCATCTACGCCAACGAGCCGCGCATCCTCGCGCCCCTCGTCTACAACCCCGACGACCCCGCCCGCGAGTACATCGAGCACGCCGCCAGCGCCGTCGCCATCCCCCAGTACGAGAACGGCGAGGCCCTCAACATGGTCCTCCTCACCAGCCACGACCCCCAGCCCATGGACCCCGAGCGCTTCCCCGACCTCGTCCTCCAGTCCAACCTCATCGGGCGCGGCACGCGCGCCCTCGTCCTGGGCCGCGAACTCCGCGAGGCCTACAACGCCCTCGACCGCGAGCTCCGCAGCGTGCAGGACATGCAGATGGCGCTCCTCCCGCGCGAGATCCCCGCCGTCCCGGGCCTGGAACTCGCCGCCCTCTACCAGACCTCCACCCACGCCGGGGGCGACTACTACGACTTCTTCAAGCTCGGCGAAGGCCGCACCGCGATCCTTGTCGCCGATGTCTCCGGGCACGGCACGCCCGCGGCCGTGCTCATGGCCATCGTCCACGCGGTCGCGCACCTCGTCCCGGGCTTGCCCTGCCCACCCGATCGCGTCCTGCAGTTCGTCAACAACAGCCTCTGCGAACGCTACACCCTGGGGGGCGGCAACTTCGTCACCATGGTCTTTGGCATCTTCGACGCCGCCACGCGCGAGTTCACCTTCGCCAGCGCCGGACACCCCGACCCCGTCCGCCGCCACCCCGACGGGCGCATCTCCACGCTCCCCCACCCCGACGCCGGCCTGCCCCTGGGCATCATCAGCGACTGCGCCTATTCCACCCACGCCACCCGCCTCGACCCCGGCGATTCGCTCGTCCTCTACACCGACGGCATCACCGAGGCCTTCGGCCCGGGCAACGAACTCTTCGGCGACGAACGTTTCCGCGCCGCCGTTTCCCGCGCCGGCTCCAAACCCGACGACATCGTCTCCGCCGTCCTCCAGGACCTCGGCGAGTTCGCCGGCCTCGCCAGCCGAAACGACGACCGCACCCTCGTCGCCGCTCGCGTCCTCTAG
- a CDS encoding glycosyltransferase, with protein MRILHISTRLILGGSQENTVLSCEGQARLGHEVHLAFGPIYGPEGSLLDRVLAFNAACLAGTERVRPIGDASPSREPGAAAIPITTHVVPSLVRDLQPLADRRALRELRALIATLKPDIVHTHSSKAGILGRVAAWNAHPPAARPPARSAIIHTIHGPPFMPVEGPPLARLKTRLLNHVYTLAERHAAARCDAIVSVADAMTREFLRRGIGHPNQYTTVRSGMDVEPFLTPAPGESRAQTRLSLALAPSDFVVGTVARLAQHKGHDDLLDALAQDLRDNPRWKLLWVGDGWWRARLIDKARARGVGVLTLDASARIHPHAQTSPKVLDDPTARAAPPQLILTGLVPPQRIPALVRAMDVLAHPSYREGLPRTVPQALLAGVCPVVYDVDGAGEVCRDMQTGRLVPLANLARLRDAIRWCFDHPDERTELAARGQAECRAAFSADTMTAALERVYHAAHTSPKRQRGSS; from the coding sequence GTGCGCATCCTGCACATCTCCACACGCCTGATCCTCGGCGGCTCGCAGGAGAACACCGTCCTCTCCTGCGAGGGCCAGGCCCGCCTCGGGCACGAGGTTCATCTCGCCTTCGGGCCGATCTACGGCCCGGAAGGCTCGCTCCTCGACCGCGTCCTCGCCTTCAACGCCGCCTGCCTCGCCGGCACCGAACGCGTCCGCCCCATCGGCGACGCGTCCCCATCGCGCGAGCCCGGCGCCGCCGCGATCCCCATCACCACGCACGTCGTGCCCAGCCTCGTGCGCGACCTGCAACCCCTCGCCGATCGGCGCGCGCTCCGCGAACTGCGCGCCCTCATCGCCACGCTCAAGCCCGACATCGTCCACACGCACAGCAGCAAGGCCGGCATCTTGGGCCGCGTCGCCGCGTGGAACGCGCATCCGCCCGCCGCCCGGCCCCCCGCCCGATCGGCCATCATCCACACCATCCACGGCCCGCCGTTCATGCCCGTCGAAGGCCCGCCCCTCGCCCGCCTCAAGACGCGCCTGCTCAACCACGTCTACACCCTCGCCGAGCGACACGCCGCCGCCCGCTGCGACGCCATCGTCAGCGTCGCCGACGCCATGACCCGCGAGTTCCTCCGCCGCGGCATCGGCCACCCCAACCAGTACACCACCGTCCGCAGCGGCATGGACGTCGAGCCCTTCCTCACGCCCGCCCCCGGCGAATCACGCGCCCAGACCCGCCTCAGCCTCGCTCTCGCGCCCTCCGACTTCGTCGTCGGCACCGTCGCGCGACTCGCCCAGCACAAAGGGCACGATGACCTCCTCGACGCCCTCGCCCAGGACCTCCGCGACAACCCCCGCTGGAAACTCCTCTGGGTCGGCGACGGCTGGTGGCGCGCCCGCCTCATCGACAAGGCCCGCGCCCGCGGCGTCGGCGTCCTCACCCTCGACGCGTCCGCCCGCATCCATCCGCACGCCCAGACCTCGCCGAAGGTACTCGACGATCCCACCGCCCGCGCCGCGCCGCCGCAACTCATACTCACCGGGCTGGTTCCGCCGCAGCGCATCCCCGCGCTCGTCCGCGCGATGGACGTGCTCGCGCACCCGAGCTATCGCGAGGGGCTGCCCCGCACCGTGCCGCAGGCGCTGCTCGCGGGCGTCTGCCCGGTGGTGTACGACGTCGACGGTGCGGGCGAGGTCTGCCGCGACATGCAGACCGGGCGACTCGTGCCGCTCGCAAACCTTGCGCGCCTGCGCGACGCCATCCGCTGGTGCTTCGATCACCCCGACGAGCGCACCGAACTCGCCGCCCGTGGCCAGGCTGAATGCCGCGCCGCCTTCAGCGCCGACACCATGACCGCCGCGCTCGAGCGCGTCTACCACGCGGCCCATACGAGCCCGAAGCGCCAGCGAGGGTCTTCCTGA
- a CDS encoding response regulator transcription factor: MSDVIRVMVVDDHALVRRSLGQLLSQSTDLQTVAECATGDEAITQALRHHPDVVVMDVDMPGVAAFDAARTILARSPGTRIVFLSAFSHDRYIEAALAAGAMGYLTKGESPESVARAVRAVARGKTAFSAEVQSRLVIDSEGVRLAPQVQSRVTALTDREVEVLRYVAQGLSKKEIAKVMHLSVKTVENHSWSMMKRLGIHDRVELTRFAIREGLVEA, translated from the coding sequence ATGAGCGACGTCATCCGGGTGATGGTGGTGGACGACCATGCGCTGGTCCGGCGCTCGCTGGGGCAGTTGCTGTCGCAGAGCACGGACCTGCAGACAGTGGCGGAGTGCGCGACGGGGGACGAGGCGATCACGCAGGCGCTGCGGCATCACCCGGACGTGGTGGTGATGGACGTGGACATGCCCGGGGTGGCGGCGTTCGACGCGGCGCGGACGATCCTGGCGCGCTCGCCGGGAACACGGATCGTGTTCTTGAGTGCGTTCTCGCACGACCGGTACATCGAGGCGGCGCTGGCGGCGGGGGCGATGGGGTATCTGACGAAGGGCGAATCCCCGGAATCGGTGGCGCGGGCGGTGCGCGCGGTGGCGCGGGGGAAGACGGCGTTCTCGGCGGAGGTGCAGTCGCGGCTGGTGATTGATTCGGAGGGGGTGCGCCTGGCGCCGCAGGTGCAGAGCCGCGTGACGGCGCTGACGGATCGCGAGGTAGAGGTGCTGCGGTACGTGGCGCAGGGGCTGTCGAAGAAGGAAATCGCGAAGGTGATGCATCTGTCGGTGAAGACGGTGGAGAATCACTCGTGGAGCATGATGAAGCGGCTGGGGATTCATGATCGGGTCGAGTTGACACGCTTCGCGATCCGGGAGGGGCTCGTCGAAGCGTGA
- a CDS encoding helix-turn-helix transcriptional regulator: MAAARPDLSRQVSEAQRRVLELLLEGKTEPQIAEVLGRSRHTVHDHTKAIYSALKVKNRVQLVLLFAGSPQTARSNAN; the protein is encoded by the coding sequence ATGGCCGCGGCGAGGCCGGATCTGTCGCGGCAGGTGAGCGAGGCGCAGCGTCGGGTGCTGGAGTTGCTGCTGGAGGGGAAGACCGAGCCGCAGATCGCGGAGGTGCTTGGTCGGAGCCGGCACACGGTGCATGATCACACGAAAGCGATCTACTCGGCGCTGAAGGTGAAGAACCGGGTGCAGCTGGTGCTGCTGTTCGCCGGCTCGCCGCAGACGGCGCGGAGCAACGCGAACTGA
- a CDS encoding tRNA pseudouridine synthase A: MPRYRLTIAYDGTDFCGWQKQELFLPPPDARPADQRPPDRETTTPVPRPGKLAGATTLDIRDGEDRPRTALRTVQHVVEQSVRAIVREDVILTGASRTDTGVHAKGQVAAFTCSPADVPPRRDRAADFDSSLLPPEPEEPPGPSTPRGPGWPLDRGTGRLLRAINSRLPDDILVVACEPTSPDFDPIQHATSKAYSYTLHVGPPPPHGLGLRPLWDRRYVHHVWEPLDLDRMERATAHLVGEHDFAAFAAAGHGRLSTVRTILSCTVTELSPVTESRRLRIDVSGTGFLWNMVRILAGTLVDVGRARIDPDAVPAIIASRDRRAAGPTLPPTGLCLEWIRY, from the coding sequence ATGCCCCGCTACCGCCTCACCATCGCCTACGACGGCACCGACTTCTGCGGCTGGCAGAAACAGGAACTCTTCCTCCCCCCGCCCGACGCGCGCCCCGCCGACCAGCGCCCCCCAGACCGCGAGACCACCACGCCCGTTCCCCGCCCCGGAAAGCTCGCCGGCGCCACCACGCTCGACATCCGCGACGGCGAAGACCGCCCACGCACCGCGCTCCGCACCGTCCAGCACGTCGTCGAGCAGAGCGTCCGCGCCATCGTCCGCGAAGACGTCATCCTCACCGGCGCCAGCCGCACCGATACCGGCGTGCACGCCAAGGGCCAGGTCGCCGCCTTCACCTGCTCGCCCGCCGACGTGCCCCCGCGCCGCGACCGCGCCGCAGACTTCGATTCCAGCCTCCTCCCGCCCGAGCCCGAAGAGCCCCCCGGCCCCAGCACCCCGCGTGGCCCGGGCTGGCCCCTCGACCGCGGCACCGGCCGCCTCCTCCGCGCCATCAACAGCCGCCTGCCCGACGACATCCTCGTCGTCGCCTGCGAGCCAACCTCACCCGACTTCGATCCCATCCAGCACGCCACCAGCAAGGCCTACTCCTACACCCTCCACGTCGGGCCCCCGCCCCCGCACGGCCTGGGGCTCCGCCCCCTCTGGGACCGGCGCTACGTCCACCACGTCTGGGAACCCCTCGATCTCGACCGCATGGAACGCGCCACCGCGCACCTCGTCGGCGAGCACGACTTCGCCGCCTTTGCCGCCGCCGGGCACGGACGACTCTCCACCGTCCGCACCATCCTCTCGTGCACCGTGACCGAGCTCTCGCCCGTCACCGAATCCCGCCGCCTGCGCATCGACGTCAGCGGCACCGGCTTCCTCTGGAACATGGTCCGCATCCTCGCCGGCACGCTCGTCGATGTCGGCCGCGCCCGCATCGACCCCGACGCCGTCCCCGCCATCATCGCCTCGCGCGACCGCCGCGCCGCCGGCCCCACACTCCCGCCCACCGGCCTGTGCCTCGAGTGGATCCGCTACTAG
- a CDS encoding FAD-dependent oxidoreductase — translation MTRFYRVLSRRFGPLSKLSEAELREQRRTMLKASLAAGAGLLLSAGGWGVRPAAKGKRVVVVGAGFSGLACAYELKSVGYDVTVIEAQNRVGGRVLTLKDFVPGKAVEAGAELIGSNHPHWMAYAKAFGLEFVDVSEDADLDAPIVLGGKEIRGDEGAALWEAFEEAATGMNAIAAEIDPERPWTAQYAKHYDGRTLKSWIDELEATAEVKGALDANLGGDNGVRTDRMSLLAMLTQVRGGGLQRFWEETEVYRCKGGNQQLAEKLAGGLGGRVVKDLPVKEIKVGTPCTVRCADGRTIECDDVVLATPPTVWGKIKVTPDLPTTLMPQLGVNVKYLTRVKSRFWVKDGRSQYTLSDGDINWTWESTDGQAAEGPCGLTAFCAADGAARVRGRDAKARDEMMGTLFESWFPGFKDQVEDRRLIDWPGFTWTQGAYSAYAPGQITAMGPTLHKGLGNLHFAGEHCSFAFMGYMEGALHAGASLARRLAERDGVTPPAKVALPEAVMKAMEMEELKPGM, via the coding sequence ATGACCCGGTTCTATCGCGTGTTGAGCAGGCGGTTCGGCCCGTTGTCGAAGCTGAGCGAGGCGGAGCTGCGCGAGCAGCGCCGGACGATGCTGAAAGCGTCGTTGGCGGCGGGGGCGGGGCTGCTGCTGAGCGCGGGCGGGTGGGGCGTGCGGCCCGCGGCGAAGGGCAAGCGGGTGGTGGTGGTCGGGGCGGGGTTCTCGGGGCTGGCGTGCGCGTACGAGCTCAAGAGCGTCGGGTACGACGTGACGGTGATCGAGGCGCAGAACCGCGTGGGCGGGCGGGTGCTGACGCTGAAGGACTTCGTGCCGGGCAAGGCGGTGGAGGCCGGGGCGGAACTGATCGGGAGCAACCACCCGCACTGGATGGCGTACGCGAAGGCGTTCGGGCTGGAGTTCGTGGACGTGTCGGAGGACGCGGACCTGGACGCGCCGATCGTGCTGGGCGGGAAGGAGATCCGGGGCGACGAGGGGGCGGCGTTGTGGGAGGCGTTCGAGGAGGCCGCCACGGGGATGAACGCGATCGCCGCGGAGATCGACCCCGAGCGGCCGTGGACGGCGCAGTACGCGAAGCACTACGACGGGCGGACGCTCAAGTCGTGGATCGATGAGCTCGAGGCGACGGCGGAGGTGAAGGGCGCGCTGGACGCGAACCTGGGCGGCGACAACGGCGTGCGGACGGACCGGATGTCGCTGCTGGCGATGCTGACCCAGGTGCGGGGCGGGGGCTTGCAGCGGTTCTGGGAAGAGACCGAGGTGTACCGCTGCAAGGGCGGGAACCAGCAGTTGGCGGAGAAGCTCGCGGGCGGGCTGGGCGGGCGGGTGGTGAAGGACCTGCCGGTGAAGGAGATCAAGGTCGGCACGCCCTGCACGGTGCGGTGCGCGGACGGGCGGACGATCGAGTGCGACGACGTGGTGCTGGCGACGCCCCCGACGGTGTGGGGAAAGATCAAGGTGACGCCGGACCTGCCGACGACGCTGATGCCGCAGTTGGGCGTGAACGTGAAGTACCTCACGCGGGTGAAGAGCCGGTTCTGGGTGAAGGACGGGCGGTCGCAGTACACGCTCTCCGACGGGGACATCAACTGGACGTGGGAGAGCACCGACGGGCAGGCGGCGGAGGGCCCGTGCGGGCTGACGGCGTTCTGCGCGGCGGACGGGGCGGCGCGGGTGCGCGGGCGCGACGCCAAGGCACGCGATGAGATGATGGGCACGCTGTTCGAGTCGTGGTTCCCGGGGTTCAAGGACCAGGTCGAGGACCGGCGGCTCATCGACTGGCCCGGCTTCACGTGGACGCAGGGCGCGTACTCGGCTTATGCGCCCGGGCAGATCACGGCGATGGGCCCGACGCTCCACAAGGGGCTGGGCAACCTGCACTTCGCGGGCGAGCACTGCTCGTTCGCGTTCATGGGGTACATGGAGGGGGCGCTGCACGCGGGCGCGAGCCTGGCGCGGCGGCTGGCGGAACGCGACGGCGTGACGCCCCCGGCCAAGGTCGCGCTGCCCGAGGCGGTGATGAAGGCGATGGAGATGGAAGAGTTGAAGCCGGGGATGTGA